The following proteins come from a genomic window of Dysidea avara chromosome 12, odDysAvar1.4, whole genome shotgun sequence:
- the LOC136239953 gene encoding uncharacterized protein encodes MDLQNRWDYAKQCKLCFHCLGDGHLGQYCNRTRICGIDNCKEVHHRLLHKDRGPRSSSQNKGVVHGKEELQLLSKHDVASKKTICAPNEGEPKATSDPSQNESYTTITTNPGTIALRTIPVYLRNGNRKIKVNALLDDASTKTYINSDVAAELGLQGQLQKVNVSVLNGHVEAFETSPVECTIESLDGRAAVTITALTADRVTGELKAIDWKSCAAKWAHLQHLEFPKLGSRPTVDVLIGLDCADLHFSFKDIRGPPGQPVARLTPLGWTCIGAMDDNKQTKLSNNFACTFFSVGQTDTEKVNLMLQKFWEVDTSGTEEFSIVKAEDNLVLNMTETSIAYNNGCYRVAIPWKEEFINLPNNYEMAEKRLYNLERRLFREPEIAEEYKKIIGKHLEKGYVTKVPLMEDNQAVRWYLPHFPVVKKDRSTTKVRIVFDASAKYNNVALNDVIHQGPKLQNDLFSVLLRFRRYPIALACDIAEMYLRVELYPKDRPYHQFLWRDMDVKKKPTEYQFNRLVFGINSSPFLAQLVTQHHARVYEKQYPRAAEVILKSTYMDDSMDSVSSETEGIELYKELSELWDKAGMHTHKWLSNSPKVLESISTQCRASEMNLDSDKSLPVKTLGVLWLANDDVFTFKSQVNDRVIIPTKRSFLKLIATLFDPLGFLSPYIIRAKILMQEIWICGLDWDDTLPDELSSKVTSWFSELTMLTKIKVPRSLQLSRNVVSVSLHVFVDASQDAYGAVVYMKSEYSDGKVSVSFVTSKTKVAPLQLTSIPRLELMGAVTGKRLALSVAEALNIDKPFITFWTDSTSVLWWIKGHSRQFKPFVANRIGEIQASVSPDKWRYVPTKENPADYLTRGTTLEEISELRAWWEGPAFLSNSQSNWPQLNMVFNSDNDTTELKRKYVIRKNPSTCIATHLSSTATLLNDGVCTGRLQPNRFSSWRRLSRVVSWILRFINNCRKESKLDQVELSAEEMSDAEHYIIKEMQRKVFKEEYLSLANHKQLPTSSKLLGLCPKLDSEGVMRSDGRLTYAEFLPYDIRYPIILPRKNWVTKLIVKHHHELGNHCAGTNQTLSLLSTRFWIISAREEIIEWERECTICKRRKAKVAQQIMAPLPQNRLTTSLRAFTKTAVDFGGPFMTMQGRGRPRQKRYLCLFTCLASRAIHLEMAYGLDVDSFVNALSRMINRRGIPEEMLSDNGTNFVAANKEFCELYKDPKTKAAVADKGIKWTFNPPYAPHFGGVFEIMIKSAKRAITAILKNAEVNDEELMTAFCGAEALINSRPLTYQSASVKDNIPLTPNHFLHGQVGGQFAPEVIDEVGFNPKKRWRRIQELVRHFWNRWLQEWVPSLSPRQKWFRLKTDVKPGDTVLLVSSDTPRGQWPLGRVLEVYRSKDQHVRSLKLQVGDKQYIRPIVKVCPLELD; translated from the coding sequence ATGGATTTACAGAACAGGTGGGACTATGCTAAACAGTGTAAATTGTGTTTCCATTGTTTAGGTGATGGTCACTTGGGACAGTATTGTAACCGAACAAGAATATGTGGAATTGACAACTGCAAAGAAGTTCATCATAGATTACTACACAAAGATCGAGGTCCTCGTTCCAGTAGTCAAAATAAAGGAGTGGTACATGGGAAGGAAGAACTACAGTTACTGAGTAAACATGATGTGGCCAGTAAGAAGACGATTTGTGCTCCAAATGAGGGGGAGCCAAAAGCTACTAGTGACCCAAGTCAAAACGAATCATACAccacaattacaacaaatccaGGTACCATTGCTCTGAGGACAATTCCAGTATATTTGAGAAATGGTAATAGAAAGATTAAGGTGAACGCATTATTGGATGATGCTAGTACAAAAACTTACATCAACTCAGATGTTGCAGCAGAACTTGGTCTACAAGGACAGTTACAAAAGGTTAATGTTAGCGTATTAAATGGTCATGTTGAAGCTTTTGAAACATCTCCTGTGGAATGTACTATTGAAAGTTTGGATGGAAGAGCTGCTGTGACAATTACTGCCCTTACAGCAGACAGAGTTACTGGGGAGTTGAAGGCCATTGATTGGAAATCATGTGCTGCAAAATGGGCTCATTTACAACATTTGGAATTTCCTAAACTAGGATCACGACCAACAGTGGATGTGTTGATTGGCCTTGATTGTGCAGACCTCCATTTTTCATTCAAAGATATTCGTGGACCACCTGGCCAGCCAGTGGCACGTCTTACCCCATTAGGTTGGACATGTATCGGTGCCATGGACgacaataaacaaacaaaactgAGTAATAACTTTGCTTGTACCTTCTTTTCTGTAGGTCAGACAGATACTGAAAAGGTAAATTTGATGTTACAAAAGTTTTGGGAAGTTGATACTAGTGGGACAGAAGAATTTTCAATAGTGAAAGCTGAGGATAATCTGGTTTTAAATATGACAGAAACATCTATAGCCTACAACAATGGTTGTTATAGAGTCGCTATTCCTTGGAAGGAAGAATTTATTAACTTACCAAACAATTACGAGATGGCAGAGAAGAGACTATACAACCTGGAGAGACGATTGTTTAGAGAACCAGAAATTGCTGAAGAATACAAGAAGATAATTGGTAAACATCTTGAAAAGGGATATGTGACAAAGGTACCTTTAATGGAGGATAACCAAGCAGTGAGATGGTACTTACCTCACTTTCCTGTTGTGAAGAAGGATCGATCAACCACAAAGGTACGAATAGTATTTGATGCTTCAGCTAAGTACAATAATGTTGCCCTAAATGATGTTATACACCAAGGTCCCAaattacagaatgacttgtttagTGTTTTACTCCGGTTCAGAAGGTATCCCATTGCTTTGGCTTGCGACATCGCAGAAATGTATTTAAGAGTAGAATTGTATCCTAAGGATAGGCCATATCATCAATTTTTATGGAGAGACATGGATGTTAAGAAGAAACCAACTGAATACCAATTTAATCGCTTAGTGTTTGGGATAAACTCATCACCTTTTTTAGCCCAACTTGTCACTCAGCATCATGCAAGGGTTTATGAAAAACAGTATCCTAGAGCGGCAGAAGTTATATTAAAATCAACATACATGGATGATAGTATGGACTCAGtaagtagtgaaacagaagGGATTGAGCTTTATAAGGAATTGTCTGAATTGTGGGATAAGGCAGGCATGCACACTCACAAATGGTTATCAAATTCACCGAAGGTGTTGGAAAGTATTTCTACACAGTGCAGAGCCTCTGAAATGAATTTGGACAGTGATAAATCTTTACCAGTAAAAACTTTGGGTGTTTTGTGGCTAGCTAATGATGATGTGTTTACTTTTAAGTCACAGGTCAATGACAGGGTAATTATACCAACTAAAAGAAGTTTTCTAAAGTTAATAGCGACCCTTTTTGATCCCCTTGGATTTTTGTCTCCATATATTATCAGAGCCAAGATTTTGATGCAGGAAATTTGGATTTGTGGTTTAGATTGGGACGACACCCTACCTGATGAGTTGTCATCCAAGGTGACATCGTGGTTTAGTGAGTTAACTATGTTGACTAAGATCAAGGTTCCTAGAAGCCTTCAGTTAAGTAGAAATGTTGTATCTGTTTCATTGCATGTGTTTGTTGATGCATCTCAGGATGCTTATGGAGCAGTTGTTTACATGAAATCAGAATACAGTGATGGAAAGGTATCAGTCTCATTTGTAACATCTAAAACCAAAGTAGCCCCTTTACAGTTAACAAGCATTCCCCGTTTAGAATTAATGGGGGCAGTGACAGGGAAGAGATTGGCTTTATCTGTGGCAGAAGCACTGAATATTGACAAACCGTTTATAACGTTCTGGACAGACAGTACCAGTGTGTTGTGGTGGATAAAAGGGCACAGCCGACAATTTAAGCCATTTGTAGCAAACAGGATTGGAGAAATTCAAGCATCTGTTAGTCCAGATAAGTGGAGATATGTACCCACGAAAGAAAATCCTGCTGACTATTTAACAAGAGGTACTACATTGGAAGAGATATCAGAGTTGAGAGCCTGGTGGGAAGGACCAGCATTTTTGTCCAACAGTCAGAGCAATTGGCCGCAGCTTAACATGGTATTCAATTCAGATAATGACACGACAGAATTGAAGAGAAAATATGTTATACGTAAGAATCCAAGTACATGTATTGCTACGCATTTATCATCTACTGCTACACTATTGAATGATGGTGTGTGCACTGGGAGGCTACAGCCAAACAGATTCTCAAGTTGGAGAAGGCTGTCTAGAGTTGTGTCTTGGATTTTGAGATTTATAAACAACTGTAGAAAAGAGAGTAAGTTAGATCAAGTAGAGTTAAGTGCAGAAGAGATGTCAGACGCTgagcattacataatcaaagAGATGCAAAGGAAAGTGTTTAAGGAAGAGTATTTGTCTTTGGCGAATCATAAACAATTGCCCACAAGCAGCAAGTTACTAGGACTCTGCCCAAAACTGGATAGTGAAGGTGTGATGAGGTCAGATGGACGATTGACATATGCAGAGTTCCTTCCATATGATATAAGGTATCCCATAATTCTGCCTCGCAAGAATTGGGTAACAAAGCTCATAGTGAAGCACCATCATGAACTAGGGAATCATTGTGCAGGTACAAATCAAACTTTATCTTTATTGTCCACTAGATTTTGGATCATTTCTGCACGAGAAGAAATTATAGAGTGGGAAAGAGAATGTACCATTTGTAAAAGGAGAAAAGCTAAGGTAGCTCAACAGATTATGGCACCGTTACCACAAAACAGACTTACTACATCGTTACGAGCCTTTACCAAGACAGCTGTTGATTTTGGGGGACCATTCATGACAATGCAAGGAAGAGGAAGGCCACGACAAAAGAGGTATTtgtgtttgtttacttgtttggctTCCAGAGCCATACATTTAGAAATGGCATATGGTTTAGATGTGGACTCTTTTGTAAATGCTTTAAGCAGGATGATTAATAGAAGAGGTATCCCAGAGGAAATGCTGTCGGATAATGGAACAAATTTTGTGGCAGCTAATAAGGAATTTTGTGAGTTGTACAAGGATCCAAAAACTAAAGCAGCTGTAGCTGATAAGGGAAttaagtggacatttaatccaccTTACGCTCCAcattttggaggtgtctttgAAATTATGATAAAATCAGCAAAGAGAGCCATCACagcaattttgaaaaatgctgagGTAAATGATGAAGAGCTGATGACAGCATTTTGTGGAGCAGAAGCACTAATCAATTCACGACCACTGACCTATCAGTCAGCCAGTGTTAAGGACAACATTCCCCTCACGCCAAACCATTTCTTACATGGCCAAGTTGGAGGGCAATTTGCTCCAGAGGTAATCGATGAAGTGGGATTTAATCCTAAGAAACGTTGGCGGCGGATACAAGAATTAGTGAGACATTTTTGGAATAGGTGGCTCCAAGAGTGGGTACCCAGCTTAAGTCCGAGACAGAAGTGGTTCAGGTTAAAAACAGATGTCAAGCCTGGAGATACAGTGTTGCTGGTGTCCTCAGATACCCCTCGTGGTCAGTGGCCTCTTGGAAGAGTATTGGAAGTGTATCGTAGTAAAGACCAACATGTTCGATCACTCAAGCTACAGGTTGGGGACAAACAGTACATAAGGCCTATTGTAAAGGTCTGCCCACTAGAGCTGGATTAA
- the LOC136240423 gene encoding major facilitator superfamily domain-containing protein 1-like: protein MKGENEPLVPVTNHRPSDHRDEKIKSFSIGRSLLCDPSRWLHRYTMLFLMCTLSFGSYFVYDNPAALQRQITQVMGVNSANFMLLYSLYSWPNVILSLGGGYLIDRVFGIRVGTVIFSVFVCLGQVIFAMGANLQSYNVMLAGRFVFGIGGENLAVAQNTYAVAWFKEKEINMVFGLLLSVARLGSTVNMNILAPIYEGTASTFPEPHQRLAFTLWIGVFFCVLSLLAAVVLGLFDRRAAKILRRDEAKTGEVINIKDILYFPMSLWLIFLICVLYYVTVFPFVGLGIVFFEDKWQYSATKANAVNSLVYIISAVASPFLGVAVDATGFNVMWVNLGVISTLGSHALLAFTRLLPFVTMALMGLSYSILACALWPMVAYVVPEHQLGTAYGIMQSIQNLGLAIVSLLAGVILDAKGYILLEVFFLALLCGALIAGVVLYMYDAAKGSKLNKPAWVRRREAKKKEESESAAMITNEEKERINSTKPYTSPIQPSSAFHLRNRLLSRIGTRMPEHVKSYHKSPFYRLGVLK from the exons ATGAAGGGGGAAAATGAACCACTGGTACCAGTAACGAATCACCGGCCGTCAGACCATCGAGATGAGAAGATAAAATCATTCAGTATTGGAAGATCGCTACTATGCGACCCCAGCCGATGGCTGCATCGTTATACGATGTTATTTCTGATGTGCACCTTGAGCTTTG GAAGCTACTTTGTATATGACAACCCGGCCGCCCTGCAGCGCCAAATAACTCAG GTCATGGGTGTAAACTCTGCCAATTTTATGTTGCTGTATTCCCTGTACTCCTGGCCGAATGTAATTCTGTCCTTGGGAGGTGGCTATCTTATTGACCGAGTGTTTGGAATTAG AGTTGGGACTGTGATAtttagtgtgtttgtttgtcTGGGTCAAGTGATATTTGCAATGGGAGCTAACCTTCAGTCCTACAACGTGATGTTGGCAGGAAGATTTGTATTTGG AATTGGTGGTGAAAACTTAGCAGTGGCACAGAACACTTATGCCGTCGCCTGGTTCAAAGAGAAAGAGATTAATATGGTGTTTGGTTTACTGCTCAGTGTTGCCCGACTG GGTAGCACAGTTAATATGAACATTTTGGCTCCAATTTATGAGGGTACTGCTAGTACCTTTCCAGAGCCTCACCAGAGACTTGCCTTCACTCTATGGATTG GTGTATTTTTCTGTGTCCTGTCGCTACTTGCAGCAGTTGTACTGGGATTGTTTGATCGTAGAGCGGCGAAGATCCTTCGTAGGGATGAAGCTAAAACTG GAGAAGTGATCAATATTAAAGACATCCTGTACTTCCCCATGTCTTTGTGGTTGATATTTCTGATCTGTGTACTCTACTACGTGACTGTGTTCCCATTTGTTGGACTAGgaat TGTGTTCTTTGAGGACAAGTGGCAGTACAGTGCTACTAAGGCTAATGCTGTAAACAGTTTAGTGTACATCATTTCAGCAGTGGCATCACCTTTCCTTGGAGTAGCAGTGGATGCGACTGGCTTTAATGTGATGTGGG TCAATCTTGGTGTTATTTCCACACTCGGATCACATGCTCTACTAGCCTTCACTAGACTACTACCATTTGTTACCATG GCATTGATGGGACTGAGTTATTCGATATTGGCATGTGCCTTATGGCCGATGGTGGCCTATGTGGTACCAGAACATCAACTGGGGACTGCGTATGGAAT TATGCAGTCCATACAGAATCTTGGACTAGCAATAGTCTCATTGTTGGCTGGAGTTATATTGGATGCTAAAGGCTACATCTTGTTGGAGGTGTTCTTCCTAGCATTACTGTGTGGAGCGTTGATTGCTGGAGTTGTGTTGTACATGTATGATGCTGCTAAGG gaTCTAAATTGAACAAGCCAGCGTGGGTACGTAGACGAGAAGCTAAGAAGAAGGAAGAAAG CGAGTCAGCTGCGATGATTACTAATGAAGAGAAGGAAAGGATCAACTCTACTAAACCATACACTAGCCCCATCCAACCCAGCTCTGCATTTCATCTCAGAAATAGACTACTATCTCGTATTGGAACTAGG ATGCCAGAGCACGTCAAGAGCTACCACAAGTCACCATTCTACAGGTTGGGTGTACTGAAATGA
- the LOC136240430 gene encoding integral membrane protein GPR180-like encodes MKSERWLIVAWLLICCREGVSKVVHGVTSSSAAYRDKGAIITQFCYHGSTGKFWYKINDTSSGAFYFFLDDQWAQMVVDEDCNSRLAKARFKVSLDQLQGQQSITGRSFPQYWYIMYAEPSSCDPTLPSHDTYVYYELHLYNSDYHGNPTNHLGADQKGLDTCYYLFFLLYLIVIVLWGQRVWLIIIKGGPMHSVLKTLSVSVLLECAVSLLMAVYYWSYSSSGMGIRLAEMLAQVLDMVSQLHMCWMILVLSYGWPLSSTRATQWSHPLIVAISTIAIAQLVVLLWGQSTYDEPGKDGWWLLGLMRILLTVLFHYNVRNSSASERSALRLDFIHKFSLACYLWLLAYPTNLLVAMVLPYYWRPALMTVGVSVIQMVSMAMLGRLFLSRSLYWEVSSLSATTLPLHGDRSFASMKFRNYRSFQ; translated from the exons ATGAAAAGCGAGAGGTGGCTGATAGTTGCTTGGCTACTAATATGTTGTCGCGAGGGCGTTAGCAAGGTCGTGCATGGTGTGACGAGCTCCAGTGCCGCCTACCGTGACAAGGGAGCGATTATCACTCAGTTTTGTTATCACG GCAGTACAGGCAAGTTCTGGTACAAGATCAATGACACTTCAAGTGGTGCCTTTTATTTCTTCCTTGATGACCAGTGGGCACAGATGGTAGTAGATGAAGACTGCAACAGTAGACTAGCTAAAGCACGTTTTAAAG TCAGTCTAGACCAGCTACAAGGCCAACAGTCCATCACTGGTCGTTCCTTCCCTCAATACTGGTATATTATGTATGCTGAGCCAAGCTCATGTGATCCCACCTTGCCTTCACATGACACCTACGTGTATTATGAACTGCACTTATATAACTCTGATTACCATGGCAACCCGACCAACCATTTAGGAGCAGATCAGAAAG GGTTGGATACCTGTTATTACCTGTTTTTCCTGTTATACCTGATTGTGATAGTGCTATGGGGCCAGCGGGTATGGCTTATAATCATTAAGGGTGGACCAATGCACTCTGTACTGAAGACATTGTCTGTTTCCGTGTTATTGGAGTGTGCTGTGTCCTTATTGATGGCTGTATACTATTGGAG CTACTCATCCAGTGGGATGGGGATAAGACTAGCAGAGATGTTAGCACAAG TGTTGGATATGGTATCCCAGCTACACATGTGCTGGATGATACTGGTGTTGTCCTATGGCTGGCCCCTGAGCTCCACTCGTGCTACACAATGGAGTCATCCTTTAATAGTTGCCATATCAACTATTGCCATAGCACAG CTGGTTGTGTTGCTATGGGGACAATCTACATATGATGAGCCTGGTAAAGATGGCTGGTGGTTGCTAGGGTTAATGAGAATACTGCTAACAGTGTTGTTTCACTATAATGTTCGCAACAGTTCAGCCAGCGAGAGGAGTGCCCTCAGGCTGGACTTTATTCACAAGTTCTCTTTA GCTTGTTACTTGTGGCTACTAGCCTATCCTACTAACTTGTTGGTTGCCATGGTACTTCCTTACTACTGGAGGCCAGCA CTTATGACAGTTGGAGTTTCTGTGATTCAAATGGTTTCCATGGCAATGTTAGGACGATTATTCTTGTCACGTAGTCTCTACTGGGAGGTATCATCACTATCGGCAACCACACTACCACTTCATGGTGACCGAAGTTTTGCATCAATGAAATTTAGGAACTACAGGAGTTTTCAATAA
- the LOC136240419 gene encoding TNF receptor-associated factor 4-like — protein MAIATTPNDVGGYEYQFVDTPSDMFVCKICQYPSREPHLSGCCGHTFCKSCLEAAKRPTTITKACPICRDEEYTTMPNKQVDRAIRSLRVFCTNKEKGCEWQGEVNDIINHLENSNGCQFEDVTCSNDCGKCLQRQYLTGHVEDECVRRKVDCQYCHITGEHQFIEGEHKRQCPKFPIACPNKCEADNIPREDIDKHRKMCPLEEITCPNDCGMTLQQQYLTTHVKMECPRLKVDCQYCHITGEHQFIEGEHKEQCPKFPIACPNKCEVVSVPRDDVEEHMKMCPLELIQCEYHVVGCEERMARKDQKKHNKEKMEEHLSFTTHQLTNTQRDLNTTKQQLATTCQNLTKAEKEHITLAANTDEVLAKLETKFQTKITEIETAAQKRITELETKLEQKTQQIEQLIFDSNIFWYNTVKYQASKLSSGDQVVPVIVKMSEYTKKKSGGVQWYSDSFYTHHKGYKMCLYVYATGYISGYMSVQLYLMKGPYDDRLRWPLKGHCEVKLLNQSSNSEHHLGNGKYQNIGHKRIASGPVVTIGERCNFYMWYSNQFIPYEHLHKITPTRQYLKDDSIFLQVDYKLEKLE, from the exons ATGGCGATAGCCACCACACCCAATGACGTGGGCGGGTACGAATATCAGTTTGTAGACACTCCATCAGATATGTTTGTGTGTAAGATTTGTCAGTACCCAAGTAGAGAGCCTCATCTTAGTGGGTGTTGTGGTCACACATTTTGTAAGTCTTGTCTTGAGGCTGCAAAGAGACCTACCACTATTACTAAAGCTTGTCCCATTTGCCGAGATGAAGAATATACAACAATGCCGAACAAGCAAGTTGACCGAGCTATCAGGAGTCTTCGTGTGTTCTGTACTAACAAAGAGAAAGGatgtgagtggcagggtgaagtGAATGACATCATCAATCACCTTGAAAACAGTAACGGTTGTCAATTTGAAGATGTGACATGCTCCAATGATTGCGGAAAATGTTTACAGCGACAATATCTGACTGGTCACGTTGAGGATGAGTGTGTACGTCgtaaggttgactgtcagtattgccacattacaggagaacatcagtttattgagggTGAACACAAGAGACAGTGTCCCAAGTTCCCCATAGcctgtcccaacaagtgtgaaGCTGATAACATACCTCGTGaggatattgataaacataggAAAATGTGTCCACTTGAAGAAATTACCTGCCCTAATGATTGTGGAATGACCTTACAACAACAGTACCTAACCACCCATGTCAAGATGGAGTGTCCACGTCTGAAGGTTGACTGTCAGTATtgccacattacaggagaacatcagtttattgagggTGAACACAAAGAACAATGTCCCAAGTTCCCAATAGcctgtcccaacaagtgtgaggTTGTTAGTGTCCCAAGAGATGATGTAGAAGAACACATGAAGATGTGCCCACTGGAGCTAATCCAGTGTGAGTATCACGTGGTGGGTTGTGAGGAGAGGATGGCTCGTAAGGATCAGAAGAAACACAACAAGGAGAAGATGGAAGAACACTTGTCCTTTACCACACATCAG CTCACTAACACACAAAGAGATCTTAAcactacaaaacaacaactaGCCACAACTTGTCAAAATCTTACAAAAGCTGAAAAGGAACACATCACACTAGCTGCCAATACTGATGAGGTACTAGCTAAACTGGAGACCAAATTCCAAACAAAGATTACCGAGATTGAAACTGCTGCTCAGAAGAGGATCACTGAACTGGAAACTAAACTGGAACAGAAGACACAACAAATTGAACAGTTAATATTTGACTCAAACATATTCTGGTACAACACTGTTAAGTATCAAGCATCAAAGTTATCATCAGGTGATCAAGTTGTCCCAGTGATTGTGAAGATGTCAGAGTATACCAAGAAGAAGAGTGGTGGAGTTCAGTGGTACAGTGACTCATTCTATACTCATCACAAGGGATACAAAATGTGTTTGTATGTCTATGCTACTGGCTATATTAGTGGTTACATGTCAGTGCAGCTGTACCTCATGAAGGGTCCATATGATGATCGGTTAAGGTGGCCACTGAAGGGACATTGTGAGGTGAAGTTGTTGAACCAGAGCAGTAACAGTGAACATCATTTAGGGAATGGAAAGTATCAGAATATTGGTCATAAGAGGATTGCCAGTGGGCCAGTGGTCACTATTGGGGAGAGGTGTAATTTTTACATGTGGTACAGTAATCAGTTCATTCCCTATGAACACCTCCACAAGATCACTCCCACACGTCAGTACCTCAAAGATGATAGTATCTTCCTTCAAGTAGACTATAAACTAGAAAAGCTTGAATAA